The proteins below come from a single Mus musculus strain C57BL/6J chromosome 5, GRCm38.p6 C57BL/6J genomic window:
- the Coq2 gene encoding 4-hydroxybenzoate polyprenyltransferase, mitochondrial precursor codes for MLRWGGAGLARGLRAVRSAWLRGPRGLPLALVRSAGVPGARDRRAPAPGTQRGRALSLSAAAVVNSAPRPLQPYLRLMRLDKPIGTWLLYLPCTWSIGLAADPGCFPDWYMLSLFGTGAILMRGAGCTINDMWDRDFDKKVTRTANRPIAAGDISTFQSFVFLGGQLTLALGVLLCLNYYSIAMGAASLLLVVTYPLVKRITFWPQLALGLTFNWGALLGWSAVKGSCDPAVCLPLYFSGVMWTLIYDTIYAHQDKKDDALIGLKSTALLFQENTRQWLSGFGVAMVAALSLAGANNGQTVPYYAAVAAVGAHLAHQIYTVDIHRAEDCWDKFTSNRTVGMLLFLGIVLGNLCKEKTEEAKDAEAVRVGSEQTS; via the exons ATGCTGCGCTGGGGAGGCGCGGGGCTCGCGCGGGGCCTGCGGGCCGTTCGGTCCGCATGGCTGCGAGGTCCGCGCGGGCTCCCATTGGCCCTGGTGCGCAGCGCAGGGGTTCCGGGCGCGCGGGATCGGCGAGCCCCGGCCCCCGGGACGCAGCGGGGCCGAGCTCTCAGCCTGTCGGCCGCGGCCGTGGTGAACTCGGCGCCCCGCCCGCTGCAGCCCTACCTGCGCCTCATGCGCCTGGACAAGCCCATAG gaACCTGGCtgctgtatttgccatgcacttGGAGCATTGGTCTGGCCGCTGACCCAGGTTGTTTTCCAGACTGGTACATGTTATCACTTTTTGGCACTGGAGCTATTCTGATGCGTGGAGCAGGCTGTACTATTAATGACATGTGGGACCGTGACTTCGATAAAAAG GTTACAAGGACAGCAAACCGCCCAATCGCTGCTGGAGACATTTCGACCTTCCAGTCCTTCGTCTTCCTTGGGGGACAGCTGACCTTGGCACTGGGCGTTCTCCTGTGTTTAAACTACTACAG TATAGCAATGGGAGCAGCGTCCTTACTTCTTGTCGTCACCTACCCACTAGTGAAAAGAATCACGTTTTGGCCTCAGTTGGCTTTGG GATTGACTTTTAATTGGGGTGCGTTACTCGGATGGTCTGCTGTCAAGGGCTCCTGTGATCCGGCTGTATGcctgcctctgtatttttctGGAGTTATGTGGACACTGATATATGATACTATCTATGCCCACCAG GACAAGAAAGACGATGCTCTGATCGGCCTGAAGTCCACAGCACTGCTGTTCCAGGAGAACACAAGGCAGTGGCTTAGTGGCTTTGGGGTCGCCATGGTGGCAGCGCTGAGCCTGGCGGGAGCCAACAATGGTCAGACTGTCCCCTACTACGCTGCTGTGGCTGCGGTGGGAGCCCACCTGGCTCACCAG ATTTACACTGTAGACATCCACAGAGCCGAGGACTGCTGGGACAAGTTCACCTCCAACCGCACAGTAGGAATGCTCCTGTTCTTAGGGATTGTCCTTGGAAACCTGTGCAAAGAAAAGACGGAAGAAGCAAAAGATGCTGAAGCTGTTAGAGTGGGAAGTGAGCAGACGAGCTGA